Proteins from one Aspergillus nidulans FGSC A4 chromosome VIII genomic window:
- a CDS encoding Hsp70 family protein (transcript_id=CADANIAT00001792) — MNNPNQLGQPPSYTYNNVAGRPTSPMPPGNQPQMPHPLNTNMPYPGQQTLGAPPVYGMQQPVMGRGLPSSQVPYGARNPAHEVEGAGRSKASLIVGIDFGTTFSGVAFAFATNNEAREDIITEWPGAGTHTKQKIPTVLYYDQYQEVVGWGPDIANALAPTGYPKQGVQKVEWFKLQLMLSGNTYIDPINLPPLPPGKSEIDVAADYLFKLRQAMRSQLQKTLGEVFTREERNIKYYLTVPAIWNDAGKAATRAAALQAGFLRDENDNRLTLISEPEAAALFCAKTGLLNLKVGDAILIVDCGGGTVDLIAYEVEEEQPFSVAECTAGSGDSCGSTALNRNFSNILRAKIRKMKLPDGSRTAGKVYAKCIMDFENRIKADFRNNGQKWAVDVGIEADFPDAGIEEGYMTFTNEEILQCFEPVVNRILELVRNQIIAIQAQNRNLQNVLVVGGFGASEYLFQQIKLHVPPQYQSKVVRPMDSVAAIVKGAVTAGITERVVTHRVARRHYLMATLQPFKEGYHPEQYRVPSLDGRDRCKYTRQIFVQKGERVKIGEPVKVSFFRQVAPGATLMYEDILYACDEDVCPEYTKDPRIKEVVTLTSDLSRKNLETDFERMDTPQGTFYRVYFDIYLTLDGSEFSAELVCQGEVMGRCRAKFR; from the exons ATGAATAACCCGAATCAACTGGGACAGCCGCCCAGCTACACCTATAATAATGTCGCTGGTCGGCCGACCAGTCCTATGCCCCCCGGCAACCAGCCGCAGATGCCGCATCCACTTAACACCAACATGCCTTATCCAGGACAACAAACCTTGGGCGCTCCGCCAGTCTACGGTATGCAGCAGCCGGTAATGGGTCGAGGGCTACCCTCGTCGCAAGTCCCTTACGGGGCTCGGAACCCCGCCCACGAAGTCGAGGGTGCGGGGCGAAGTAAGGCTTCGCTAATTGTTGGAATTGATTTTGGCACAACATTCTCCGGTGTCGCATTTGCTTTCGCGACGAACAACGAGGCGCGAGAGGATATCATTACCGAATGGCCTGGAGCTGGCACTCACACCAAACAAAAG ATCCCAACTGTCTTGTACTATGACCAATACCAAGAAGTAGTGGGTTGGGGACCAGACATTGCAAATGCGCTGGCTCCCACCGGCTACCCAAAGCAAGGGGTGCAGAAAGTTGAATGGTTCAAGCTTCAGCTGATGCTTTCCGGTAACACATACATCGACCCCATCAACTTGCCGCCTCTTCCGCCAGGAAAGTCGGAGATTGATGTGGCGGCCGACTACCTCTTTAAGTTACGACAGGCAATGCGCTCCCAGTTACAGAAAACACTCGGTGAGGTATTTACGAGAGAAGAGCGTAACATCAAGTACTATCTCACAGTGCCCGCAATCTGGAACGATGCAGGCAAGGCAGCGACTCGTGCAGCGGCTCTGCAAGCTGGTTTCTTGCGAGACGAAAACGACAATCGCCTGACTTTGATCTCAGAACCGGAAGCTGCTGCGCTCTTCTGCGCCAAAACTGGCTTACTAAATCTCAAAGTTGGCGATGCTATTTTGATCGTCGACTGCGGTGGCGGTACGGTAGATTTGATTGCGtacgaggttgaagaagagcagccATTCAGCGTTGCTGAATGTACTGCTGGATCCGGTGATTCATGTGGCTCTACGGCCCTGAACCGAAACTTCAGTAATATCCTCCGCGCTAAAATTCGAAAGATGAAGCTGCCCGATGGGTCTCGAACAGCTGGGAAGGTGTATGCCAAATGTATTATGGATTTCGAGAACCGAATCAAGGCCGACTTTCGAAACAATGGTCAAAAATGGGCGGTGGACGTCGGCATTGAGGCGGACTTCCCTGATGCTGGAATCGAGGAAGGATACATGACATTCACCAATGAGGAGATTCTTCAGTGTTTCGAGCCCGTCGTCAACCGTATCCTCGAGTTGGTGCGTAACCAGATTATCGCCATCCAAGCGCAAAACCGGAATTTACAG AACGTGCTCGTAGTTGGTGGATTCGGTGCGTCCGAGTAcctcttccagcagatcaagcTTCACGTACCGCCACAGTATCAGTCTAAGGTCGTCCGACCTATGGACTCTGTCGCTGCAATCGTCAAAGGCGCCGTGACAGCGGGTATCACAGAACGAGTGGTCACTCACCGTGTTGCACGTCGACACTATCTGATGGCCACTCTCCAGCCCTTCAAGGAAGGATACCACCCCGAGCAGTACCGGGTTCCCAGTCTTGATGGCCGTGACCGTTGCAAGTACACCCGGCAAATATTCGTACAGAAGGGCGAGAGAGTTAAAATTGGCGAGCCGGTCAAGGTCAGTTTTTTCCGCCAGGTTGCCCCCGGAGCAACCCTCATGTATGAGGATATCTTGTACGCCTGTGACGAGGACGTTTGTCCCGAGTACACCAAGGATCCGC GTATCAAGGAGGTCGTGACTCTGACATCAGATCTGTCACGCAAGAATCTCGAGACCGACTTTGAGCGCATGGATACCCCCCAAGGCACTTTCTACCGTGTATACTTTGACATCTATCTCACACTCGACGGGAGTGAGTTCAGTGCCGAGCTGGTCTGCCAGGGCGAGGTCATGGGACGATGCCGCGCAAAGTTCAGATAA
- a CDS encoding methyltransferase (transcript_id=CADANIAT00001793), protein MASTYPDQSEETRSWAGDFDPLGEESERKVLFSAFDSFMQYRRSAHLNTTHRRRQAFYALPTKHWQMLAEPPFSLLDNFNKVDDAIDANADIADAIIGTGLKSFGLPEQPDPSNPLQNWRGVANSADINKAHSTIRQFYRDWSAEGQAEREACYIPVLRDLDLEFPDKLEREEFVKVLVPGAGLGRLVFEICRAGFAAEGNEISYHQLLASSWVLNHTEGAQRHALYPFALHFSNILSREQQLRKVMIPDVHPATAMLEAQASGTPFGTMSMSAADFVVLYSSPSQTDAFDAVATVFFIDTAPNLIRYIEAVRNCLKSNGIWINVGPLLWHFEDGHQRTRSGDGSSSRDGGDSQGIGEPGNVELTEEEVFLLIERMGFKIEKVEAVEERVECGYIQDPNSMLRSLYRPSHWIARKLKN, encoded by the exons ATGGCCTCGACATACCCTGACCAGTCCGAGGAAACTCGGAGCTGGGCTGGGGATTTTGACCCATTGGGTGAAGAAAGTGAACGGAAGgttctcttctcagctttcGATTCATTCAT GCAATATCGAAGAAGCGCACACTTGAACACCACACACCGGCGGCGCCAGGCGTTCTACGCCCTCCCAACGAAGCACTGGCAGATGCTTGCAGAACCGCCTTTCTCACTCCTGGATAACTTTAACAAAGTTGACGATGCCATTGACGCGAACGCCGATATCGCAGATGCCATTATCGGGACGGGCCTCAAATCATTTGGTCTTCCCGAGCAACCCGACCCATCGAATCCGTTGCAGAATTGGCGTGGAGTTGCGAATTCTGCTGATATCAACAAGGCTCACTCTACGATCAGGCAGTTTTATCGAGACTGGAGTGCAGAGGGCCAAGCTGAGCGGGAGGCATGCTATATTCCTGTATTAAGGGATTTGGACCTCGAATTCCCCGACAAACTGGAACGGGAGGAGTTTGTTAAGGTTCTTGTCCCCGGAGCTGGACTGGGGAGATTGGTGTTTGAGATCTGCCGGGCCGGGTTTGCCGCTGAAGGTAATGAAATCTCCTACCATCAGTTACTGGCAAGCAGTTGGGTCTTGAATCACACCGAGGGCGCTCAGCGTCATGCGCTGTACCCGTTCGCGCTACATTTCTCAAATATACTGTCTAGAGAGCAGCAGCTACGCAAAGTCATGATCCCCGATGTACATCCTGCGACTGCGATGCTGGAGGCGCAAGCTAGCGGTACACCGTTTGGGACGATGAGCATGTCCGCTGCTGATTTTGTCGTCCTGTACAGCAGTCCGTCTCAGACGGATGCCTTTGACGCCGTTGCAACTGTTTTTTTCATCGACACCGCCCCTAACCTTATTCGGTACATTGAGGCGGTCAGGAACTGCCTGAAGTCAAACGGGATTTGGATCAACGTCGGACCACTGCTCTGGCACTTTGAAGACGGCCACCAGCGCACCCGCAGCGGAGATGGGAGCTCCAGCCGCGATGGCGGTGATAGCCAGGGCATCGGAGAGCCAGGGAACGTCGAATtgaccgaggaagaagtttttcttctcatcgaaCGCATGGGGTTTAAGATTGAGAAAGtcgaggccgtggaggagCGGGTAGAATGCGGCTACATCCAGGACCCCAACAGCATGCTCCGCTCCTTATACCGGCCATCACATTGGATTGCACGGAAACTCAAGAATTGA
- a CDS encoding proteasome assembly chaperone 4 family protein (transcript_id=CADANIAT00001794), whose protein sequence is MVDIQAPAPARASTELSFPLPKALHTTAHIHLTLLDTCVMVFLATSTAGDSTGSTKPMGSFIYAMPDRTSRSVISTILYTTASTEEYATRVAKILTRRMGVPVYLGCSIDPIALGLLAEEEMEGLTSIVDKVMTKWEARDRVTGSQQRRMGTAGLGSCSDARMDVRSTQKNSGSLNRRMQIPGSIDHRRVQKRSTHTPVSAGILRGLNSVVWLDPASGLRLSKQYPDSSDGSVDYTTQLIHNAVTQLTATTAGAGPAHQLLTPLGTAWRLINLGRPGGSARHDTRST, encoded by the exons ATGGTCGATAttcaagctccagctccagctcgagcCTCGACGGAGCTATCATTCCCCCTTCCCAAAGCGCTACACACAACAGCGCATATCCACCTTACATTGCTGGATACCTGTGTCATGGTTTTCCTGGCAACTTCAACGGCCGGTGACTCAACAGGGAGCACGAAACCTATGGGCAGTTTCATCTATGCGATGCCAGAC CGCACATCTCGCTCCGTCATCTCTACAATACTGTACACCACCGCCTCAACAGAGGAATATGCTACGCGCGTAGCTAAGATTTTGACTCGGCGCATGGGCGTTCCTGTCTACCTCGGGTGCAGCATCGACCCTATCGCTCTCGGTCTGCTAGCTgaggaggaaatggaggGGTTAACAAGTATTGTGGATAAAGTCATGACAAAGTGGGAAGCCCGGGATAG AGTCACAGGCAGCCAGCAACGTAGAATGGGAACCGCAGGCCTCGGAAGTTGTTCGGATGCGCGCATGGATGTTCGAAGCACACAGAAAAACTCAGGCAGCTTGAACAGGAGGATGCAGATACCTGGCTCGATTGACCACCGCAGAGTCCAAAAACGGAGTACACA CACCCCCGTTTCTGCCGGGATACTCCGTGGTCTCAACTCTGTTG TGTGGCTTGACCCGGCTTCTGGGCTGCGGCTCAGTAAACAGTATCCTGACTCGAGTGATGGCAGTGTGGACTATACTACTCAATTGATTCACAACGCTGTGACGCAGCTGACCGCGACCACGGCCGGCGCCGGACCGGCTCATCAACTGTTAACACCGCTGGGAACCGCGTGGAGACTCATCAATCTCGGCAG GCCCGGCGGTTCAGCCCGGCACGATACCCGCTCTACGTAA
- a CDS encoding transcription factor domain-containing protein (transcript_id=CADANIAT00001795), with protein MEPHYSRSWTNQNTNGAPYELPPVQSVTSSMPFQPGPQPSAFLSTQSARPSGGLPMSHILQPPPAPTSTAKYSPYDSSVSPSEAGAATFQDASANGSGVSAGGIFRHGGGLAQHQQPLQQKRAYRQRRKDPSCDACRERKVKCDASESASCTECTNRKVRCQFTKETNRRMSSIKPPRRPKAPVSQDLSNARANLRRYGRGIWKVPTPYRQSDSISLLTADPPPLPPQDVAHHLLAQYHAHIHTTFPVIHWPTFMKEYEEVYRRGSLIGVPREWAAVLFSVFALGSLHTSDPNREEKGKEIMALEMGKPVLINDQDCDTDLPCTVDEQFISEGGCVPENQQTTPLLATIHVVRSIGQLTRILRSTAIGTASLQTFERHFTTCLSIFPEQYQPNSDQYIEPRTLAPIIYLQNARLMLHRHNISPFCPPDVRSSALDYCASVCQDTARLLSRCMRPSPITGNRDWRALLAVSGSAMLCAHLWRCILLLLFRQEYEAALICVQASSAMRDSRAINAACGRNIVFFLKCLLGRLHRSGPVELDGDEEMMAYVSGDMQGTSNGSWVWESSETGSQLEMASPQNSAAQPSLEDSKLSQEPNGWEGWDWIEQTVQYLLAEKEQRQQKEAQSLRLPTEPSYRGSESATGSPDSAPNQSTSSHSRMTIASII; from the exons ATGGAGCCACATTACTCACGCTCGTGGACTAATCAGAATACCAATGGCGCTCCCTATGAGCTGCCTCCGGTGCAGTCCGTTACTTCCTCGATGCCATTTCAGCCAGGCCCGCAGCCGAGTGCTTTTCTTTCCACTCAATCAGCAAGGCCCAGCGGCGGGTTGCCGATGTCCCACATCCTACAGCCGCCCCCTGCACCAACATCTACGGCGAAATACTCGCCATATGATTCTAGCGTCTCTCCATCGGAAGCGGGCGCCGCAACTTTCCAGGATGCATCTGCTAATGGCTCCGGGGTGAGCGCAGGTGGAATTTTCCGGCACGGAGGCGGGCTAgcgcaacatcagcagccattACAGCAGAAGAGGGCGTACCGTCAACGAAGGAAGGACCCTAGCTGCGATGCCTGCCGGGAGCGCAAGGTCAAG TGCGATGCCTCCGAGTCTGCTAGTTGTACGGAATGTACAAACCGCAAGGTTCGATGCCAATTCACTAAAGAAACCAACAGACGCATGTCCTCTATCAA ACCGCCGCGTCGGCCAAAGGCTCCTGTTTCACAAGATCTCTCCAATGCTAGGGCTAATCTACGGCGCTATGGAAGGGGAATCTGGAAAGTCCCCACGCCATATCGCCAGTCGGACTCCATATCCCTGTTGACAGCAGACCCTCCCCCCCTTCCGCCGCAAGACGTTGCCCACCACCTTCTCGCTCAGTATCATGCCCATATTCATACCACCTTCCCTGTGATTCACTGGCCAACGTTTATGAAAGAATACGAGGAGGTGTACCGTCGCGGGTCACTCATAGGAGTTCCTCGCGAGTGGGCAGCTGTTTTGTTCAGTGTATTCGCCCTTGGTTCCTTACATACTTCAGACCCGAACCGTGAAGAGAAGGGCAAAGA GATCATGGCCTTGGAAATGGGCAAACCAGTACTGATCAACGACCAAGACTGCGATACCGACCTACCCTGCACTGTTGACGAGCAATTCATCTCTGAAGGAGGCTGTGTACCGGAGAACCAACAAACTACGCCGTTGCTAGCGACGATCCACGTTGTGCGATCAATCGGCCAGTTGACTCGTATTTTGCGAAGCACGGCAATTGGTACAGCAAGTCTCCAGACCTTCGAACGGCATTTCACCACCTGTTTATCCATCTTCCCGGAGCAATATCAGCCTAACTCTGATCAATACATCGAGCCACGAACCCTAGCCCCAATCATCTACCTCCAAAACGCGCGCCTCATGCTTCATCGCCACAATATTTCACCATTCTGTCCTCCTGATGTGCGTTCATCGGCGTTGGATTATTGTGCCTCCGTTTGCCAAGATACCGCACGGCTCCTGTCGCGATGTATGCGACCGTCCCCTATCACGGGCAACAGGGATTGGCGTGCGCTGCTGGCGGTGTCGGGGTCCGCGATGCTGTGCGCCCATCTGTGGCGCTGCATACTCTTATTACTCTTTCGCCAGGAGTACGAAGCTGCATTGATATGTGTTCAAGCTAGCTCTGCTATGAGGGATTCGCGTGCCATCAATGCTGCATGCGGGCGGAACATTGTGTTTTTCCTGAAATGCCTTCTTGGCCGATTGCACCGTTCTGGCCCCGTGGAACTGGATGGGGACGAGGAAATGATGGCGTATGTGTCCGGTGATATGCAGGGTACCAGCAATGGAAGCTGGGTTTGGGAAAGCAGTGAGACTGGGTCTCAATTAGAGATGGCTTCTCCACAAAACAGCGCAGCGCAACCCAGTCTTGAGGATAGCAAGCTATCGCAAGAGCCGAATGGGTgggaaggctgggattggaTTGAACAGACGGTACAATATCTTCTCGCCGAAAaggagcagcgacagcaaaAAGAAGCACAGAGCCTAAGACTGCCGACAGAGCCGTCGTATCGCGGCAGCGAATCTGCGACTGGAAGTCCTGACTCTGCGCCAAACCAATCGACTTCATCACATTCGCGCATGACGATAGCGAGTATTATATAA
- a CDS encoding tubulin-binding prefolding complex subunit GIM3 (transcript_id=CADANIAT00001796): MMNHRMLSKEDEAAIGNSEDTEVRREDQEKINRFSRLHQRETVLEEKLKGKQKDKEDLEEISTELELADEDELIPYKIGDSFVHLPLEEAQTLLASSTEQIDSEVAKLEETLSDLRDEMQQLKVALYARFGRSINLET, from the exons ATGATGAACCATCGCATG ctctcaaaagaagacgaggccgCTATCGGCAACTCAGAGGACACCGAAGTGCGCCGTGAGGACCAAGAGAAAATCAACCGCTTCAGTCGTCTTCACCAGCGTGAGACTGTTCTCgaagagaagctgaagggGAAGCAG aaagacaaagaagactTAGAAGAGATCTCAACAGAGCTAGAGCTTGCCGATGAGGATGAATTGATTCC ATACAAAATCGGAGACTCATTCGTCCATCTTCCACTAGAAGAAGCGCAGAcgcttcttgcttcttcaacagagCAGATTGATTCTGAAGTCGCCAAGCTGGAGGAAACGCTGAGTGATCTCCGCGACGAGATGCAGCAGTTGAAGGTTGCTCTGTATGCCCGGTTTGGACGGAGTATCAACTTGGAGACCTGA
- a CDS encoding autophagy-related protein 27 (transcript_id=CADANIAT00001797), producing the protein MRIFSSPLISAVSLLPCLSFAVSFDCSSIHVDNYNYNLKALGGVHEIYHAEQVGDLIVNTTYVLNLCNTLKGASIRGNLKCGTSKNICGFNYTYGADGATENDFAFPIVGLEPMGQGAKDAEITRLKKEDTEKEGLRVKLSGGGEYPEPGSKKKKKAGAVIEFECDPGRSGLEGLVKEDTKRLLRAREEGLDEGEGDGEGDGNGEDKEPFYDGSDPDRSLQYKSFGKADDETYILSLSWKTRYACDHYTEDRGSSSGHGGFFTWLIVIFFLCAAAYLIFGSWLNYNRYGARGWDLLPHGDTLRDIPYLFQDWLRRVVNTFQGAGSRGGYSAV; encoded by the exons ATGCGGATATTCTCCTCACCTCTCATCTCTGCCGTCTCTTTGCTACCCTGTCTCTCTTTCGCCGTCAGCTTCGACTGCTCCAGCATCCATGTAGACAACTACAATTATAACCTCAAGGCTCTAGGCGGAGTCCACGAAATCTACCATGCCGAGCAAGTCGGCGACCTTATCGTTAACACGACATATGTACTGAATCTGTGCAACACTCTTAAGGGCGCGTCAATAAGGGGGAATTTGAAATGCGGCACGTCAAAGAATA TTTGTGGGTTCAACTACACATACGGAGCAGACGGCGCCACCGAAAATGATTTTGCGTTCCCGATCGTCGGGCTGGAGCCTATGGGCCAGGGGGCGAAAGATGCGGAGATAACACGATTAAAGAAGGAGGATACTGAGAAAGAGGGTCTGAGGGTAAAACTGTCTGGAGGGGGTGAGTACCCGGAGCCTGGCtcgaaaaagaagaaaaaggcggGTGCGGTCATCGAGTTTGAATGTGACCCTGGTCGGTCGGGTCTGGAGGGTCTTGTCAAGGAGGACACAAAGCGGCTTCTCCGCGCCCGGGAAGAAGGTCTGGATGAGGGCGAGGGGGATGGTGAAGGCGACGGCAACGGGGAGGATAAAGAGCCATTCTACGATGGATCAGACCCGGATCGAAGCCTGCAATACAAGAGCTTCGGGAAGGCGGATGACGAAACGTATATACTTAGTTTGAGCTGGAAGACACGCTATGCCTGTGACCATTACACAGAAGATCGTGGTTCGTCTTCTGGCCACGGGGGGTTCTTTACTTGGTTGATTGTGAT TTTCTTCCTCTGCGCCGCAGCATATCTTATCTTCGGCTCGTGGCTCAATTATAATCGCTATGGTGCCCGTGGGTGGGACCTGCTTCCGCACGGCGATACGCTTCGAGACATTCCTTATCTCTTCCAAGACTGGCTGCGCCGGGTAGTCAACACATTTCAAGGGGCGGGTTCGAGAGGAGGATACAGCGCTGTATAA
- a CDS encoding uncharacterized protein (transcript_id=CADANIAT00001798), whose amino-acid sequence MAQQKPIFVATHPRACSTAFERVFMTQRDTIKCIHEPFGDAFYYGPERLSDRYEADEKGRIESGFSESTYKTILERIEREGRENEGKRIFIKDILHYLLPPHGKPASIAPSLNRIKRGVGTETATAEHPTAVGSDGDSNANGHHPAANGATNGSANGSEIKKGNSTAPYPYDTPSEPGNPTVIPKEILETFHFAFLIRDPHYSVPSYYRCTIPPLDATTGFTYYDPAEAGYDEMRRFFEYLRAEGLVGPHVATHEADADEILASAQDGQQKPTHKPVSSPDAGIGAEICVVDADDMLDSPAAMMEAFCRSVGITYTDAMLNWDNEEDHEYAREAFEKWNGFHNDAIDSRGLTARKHPRAPRSEEQFDAEWREKYGEEGAALIRKTVNANMADYLFLKQFAMKV is encoded by the exons ATGGCTCAGCAGAAACCTATCTTCGTTGCAACCCATCCCCGGGCTTGCTCGACGGCTTTTGAGCGG GTCTTTATGACTCAGAGAGATACAATCAAGTGTATCCATGAGCCCTTCGGCGATGCATTCTACTACGGCCCTGAGAGGCTCTCAGATCGGTACGAGGCTGACGAGAAGGGGCGGATTGAGAGCGGATTCAGCGAGTCTACGTACAAAACTATCCTCGAGAGGATTGAGCGCGAAGGAAGGGAAAATGAG GGCAAGAGAATATTCATTAAAGACATCCTGCATTATCTCTTACCTCCGCACGGCAAACCCGCCAGTATTGCGCCTTCCCTCAACAGAATCAAGCGCGGCGTAGGCACAGAGACAGCTACTGCTGAACACCCGACGGCCGTTGGCAGTGACGGAGATTCCAACGCCAACGGCCACCACCCGGCTGCCAACGGCGCTACCAATGGCAGCGCGAATGGCAGCGAGATAAAAAAGGGCAACAGCACAGCGCCCTACCCATACGACACTCCCTCTGAACCAGGAAACCCGACCGTCATCCCCAAGGAGATTTTGGAAACATTCCACTTTGCCTTCCTTATCCGCGATCCGCATTACAGCGTCCCCTCCTACTACCGCTGTACAATTCCTCCTCTCGACGCCACCACGGGCTTCACCTACTACGACCCCGCTGAAGCTGGGTATGACGAGATGCGCCGGTTCTTCGAGTACCTGCGGGCTGAGGGCCTAGTGGGACCTCATGTTGCAACTCACGAGGCAGACGCCGACGAGATCCTTGCCAGTGCCCAGGATGGTCAGCAGAAGCCTACGCATAAACCTGTCTCCAGCCCGGATGCTGGCATCGGCGCGGAGATCTGTGTCGTCGACGCGGATGATATGCTCGATAGTCCagcggcgatgatggaggcgTTTTGCCGTAGCGTCGGGATCACGTATACGGACGCCATGCTAAACTGGGATAACGAGGAGGATCATGAGTACGCGCGGGAGGCGTTTGAGAAGTGGAATGGATTTCACAACGATGCAATCGATTCAAGAGGGTTGACTGCTAGGAAGCAT CCCCGTGCCCCCAGATCCGAAGAACAGTTCGACGCCGAGTGGCGCGAGAAATACGGCGAGGAGGGCGCCGCCCTGATCCGCAAGACGGTCAACGCCAACATGGCCgactacctcttcctcaagcaGTTCGCGATGAAAGTCTAG
- a CDS encoding uncharacterized protein (transcript_id=CADANIAT00001799) has protein sequence MGDCRNTTRHRVITAKIVIYSCYSAFILSSLEAVGRGWGARLQTVPGNAGLKPSEGIVRAVQARSRDRFSMEQAQQFQIQQPPHSQLPQPQPPQQPQQPQSHQLSQQSQQPTEIQPNPQTQQSQQSQQLQQIPPSPQAQPPQQPQQPSQPQPPGQSIIEIPPAYPPLPAPPDATYRTETEAVQAIKTFAQDHGYAVITKRTNKGREGKIEAIYLTCDQGQVYQSTAKERQREPSRRTGCPFSIRISHHKTDNLWHVKVRDPSHNHGPSRPGSHPSIRREEISQKTQYIKALLDINMPPSQILKQLRHVDPTTVIQIRDIYNLRHRIYQGKPPVPAVVISDFKQSPLKKRRGQANSDNLSSGEASTSGAVESGLGDDQGVATPVSGVRVTQDMHTPEQLLYDTLF, from the exons ATGGGCGACTGCCGCAACACGACAAGGCACCGAGTCATTACGGCCAAGATCGTGATCTACAGTTGCTACTCCGCTTTCATTCTTTCGTCATTGGAAGCAGTCGGCCGCGGATGGGGGGCAAGACTTCAAACTGTTCCTGGAAATGCCGGTCTCAAACCAAGCGAGGGGATTGTGCGCGCGGTGCAGGCACGAAGTCGAGACCG TTTCTCCATGGAGCAGGCTCAGCAGTTCCAGATCCAGCAACCGCCGCATTCGCAGCTCccgcagcctcagccgccTCAACAGCCACAGCAACCCCAGAGCCACCAGCTATCCCAACAATCCCAGCAACCTACAGAGATCCAGCCAAACCCACAAACTCAGCAATCTCAGCaatcccagcagcttcagcagatcCCACCATCCCCGCAAGCCCAACCACCACAGCAACCACAACAACcgtcgcagccgcagcctccggGACAGTCAATCATAGAAATTCCGCCAGCATACCCCCCGTTACCCGCGCCCCCAGATGCCACATATCGCACCGAGACTGAAGCAGTACAAGCGATCAAGACATTCGCGCAGGATCATGGGTATGCCGTGATCACCAAGCGAACCAACAAAGGTCGTGAGGGGAAAATCGAAGCCATCTACCTAACCTGCGACCAAGGCCAGGTGTATCAGTCAACTGCAAAAGAGCGTCAACGAGAGCCGTCACGACGAACTGGTTGTCCGTTTAGTATACGCATTAGCCATCATAAGACCGACAATCTGTGGCATGTCAAAGTTCGTGACCCGTCCCACAATCATGGGCCCTCGCGGCCGGGCTCACATCCGTCAATCCGCCGCGAGGAGATTAGCCAGAAGACGCAGTATATAAAGGCTCTTCTTGACATCAATATGCCACCCAGTCAGATTCTCAAACAACTCCGTCATGTGGATCCCACCACTGTCATCCAGATTCGCGATATCTACAACCTCCGCCATCGCATATATCAAGGGAAACCCCCAGTCCCAGCTGTTGTTATATCCGACTTCAAGCAGTCTCCATTAAAAAAGCGCCGTGGTCAGGCAAACTCCGATAATCTGTCTTCTGGGGAGGCTTCGACGTCTGGAGCTGTGGAGAGTGGTCTGGGGGATGATCAGGGCGTCGCTACTCCTGTCAGTGGAGTGCGAGTAACCCAGGATATGCATACCCCGGAACAACTGCTGTACGACACGCTGTTCTGA